The sequence CGTTTGCGAAAGGGCGCCATGACCAAGCCGCGTACAGGACCCGGGCCACGCAGCGAACCGACGCCGGAAGAGATCAAAGAGATCAAGGAGAAGCGCGACCTCGAGGAGGCGCTGGAAGAGGGCCTGGAGGAGACCTTCCCGGCCTCCGATCCCGTCAACGTCACCCAACCGGCGCCGAGCCGGGGCGATGGCCATGTCAAACGTTCGGACTAGGCCGGTTCCCGCCATTTTCCCCAGGTGCAGGGGAAATATAATGTTAACAGCGGGTTACTGGAGCAAGGGGCACCCCGGTTCCGTAATGATTCATCATATTTTTTGAAGCCAAGATAGCCGCGTTGGCTTTATAACACCTCGGCAAATCAGGGATGCGGGTCCCCTCCGGGCAGCCCGCGGTTGTAGAGGGACTCCCTGGTTGTTGCGCTGGGGGACGATATGAGCCGCAAATATTTCGGGACGGACGGGATCCGGGGCCGCGCCAACGGACTGATCACGCCGGAGCTCGCGCTCAAGGTCGGCCAGGCCGCAGGCCTTGCATTTCAGCGTGGCGACCACCGCCATCGCGTGGTGATCGGCAAGGACACGCGCCTGTCCGGCTACATGATCGAATACGCGATGGTCGCGGGCTTCACCTCGGTCGGTATGGACGTGCTGCTGGTCGGCCCGATGCCGACGCCGGCGGTGGCAATGCTGACCAAGTCGATGCGCGCCGATCTCGGCGTGATGATCTCGGCCTCGCACAATCTGTTCGAGGACAACGGCATCAAGCTGTTTGGCCCGCAGGGCTTCAAGCTCTCCGATGACGTCGAGAAGCAGATCGAGCAGCTGCTCGACGAACCCATCGACAAGCGCCTGGCACAGAGCGCCAGCCTCGGCCGCGCCCGCCGCATCGACGGCGTGCATGACCGCTACATCGAATTCGCCAAGCGCACGCTGCCGCGCGACCTGTCGCTCGAGGGCCTGCGCGTCGTGATCGACTGCGCCAACGGCGCCGCCTACAAGGTGGTGCCGGAAGCGCTGTGGGAATTGGGCGCCGACGTAGTGCCGATCGGCGTCGAGCCTGATGGTTTCAACATCAACAAGGATTGCGGCTCGACCTCGCCGGAAGCGCTGTCGAAGAAGGTGCGCGAGATGCGCGCCGATATCGGCATTGCGCTCGATGGCGACGCCGACCGCGTCATCCTGGTCGACGAGCGCGGCCATGTCGTCGACGGCGACCAGCTGCTCGCGGTGATCGCGCAGAGCTGGAAGGAAGACGGCCGGCTGTCGCGGCCCGGCATCGTCGCCACCGTGATGTCCAATCTCGGTCTCGAGCGCTTCCTGAAGGGGCAGGGCCTCGATCTCGTGCGCACCCCGGTGGGCGACCGCTATGTGCTCGAGCAGATGCTGAGCGGCGGCTACAATCTCGGCGGCGAGCAGTCCGGCCACATCATCCTGTCCGACTACGCCACCACCGGCGATGGCTTCGTGGCTGCGCTCCAGGTGCTCGCCGTGGTGCAGAAGCTGCGCCGCCCTGTCTCCGAGGTCTGCCACCGTTTCGATCCGCTGCCGCAGATCCTCAAGAACGTCCGCCACAAAGGCGGCAAGCCGCTCGACGATTCCGACGTCAAGTCGGCGATCTCCGACGGCGAGAAGCGCCTCAACGGCCATGGCCGCCTCCTGATCCGCTCCTCCGGCACCGAGCCCGTGATCCGCGTCATGGGCGAAGGCGAGGACCGCATCCTGGTCGAGGACGTCGTCGACACCATCGTGTCGGCGCTGGGGCAGGCGGCGGCCTGAGCTTTCTTCGTCACCCTCCTCTGGAGCGCGGGGCAATCGCGCTTGGAAGCGGCCTCCCCGCGTCCATCCTTCGAGACGCCCGCCTTTGACGGGCCCTGAGGATGAGGGCGGAGTGCGCGGCAGCAGTTTCAGCCGGCAAAGCTGCCGCTTAGCCTCATCCTGAGGAGACCGCGGAGCGGTCGTCTCGAAGGACGAGGCGCGCGCTCAGGTTCTCCAACACGCCATATGCGCATTCCTGCCGAAGCTTCCGCAGCGCGCGCGTTAACGCATCCTCTCTTGCGGCGCTATGCCTTCACACTTCGTTAGCAATTGCGGCGCGCGGGCTGCCGCAATTTTGCAACGCTTGCGCCGCAGCCGCGTGTGCGCTCAGAAAAAATCAACCTTAAAAATTAGGGTTAAGTGGCGCTTAAGCATTTGGTGCCATCGTCCTCCCGTGAGTTTCCAGAACGTGGGGCATCTGCATTTTGCCTCACCGGCCATAAGGACGAAGCCAATGCGTAGCGTTAAGTCTCTCCTTGCCGCAGGCGCGGCATCACTGATCTCGTCGATGGCGTTCGCCGCCGACATGCCGATCGCGGCTCCGCCTCCGATGTACGCGCCGCCCGCCCCGCCCGCCGATTTCGGTGGCTGGTATCTGCGCGGTGACGTCGGCATGACGAACCAGAGCGCCAAGCGCATCGAGAGTGCGACCGCGGCTGCGTTCCCGACCACCACGAATGGGCTCGGCTTCGATTCCTCGCCCTTGTTCGATCTCGGCGTCGGCTATCGCTTCAACAACTGGTTCCGCGCCGACGTGATCGGCCAGTATCGCGGCAAGGCCAATCTGCACGGGTCGGACAGCGTCGTTCTCGGCCCTACCGACGTCGAAGCCAATACCTACACCGGCAGCAAGTCCGAGTGGGTCGTGATGGCCAACGCCTATGTCGATCTCGGCACCTGGTGGTGCATCACGCCGTTCATCGGCGCCGGTATCGGCGGCTCCTACAACAAGCTCTCGAGCTTCCAGGACAACGGCGTCCGCTACACCGCCGGTGCGCTGTCCAACAGCGTCACTTATTTCGGCGACAACGGAAAATGGAACCTCGCCTGGGCCGCTCACGCCGGTCTCGCCTACAAGGTCAATCCCGGCTTCACCGTCGAACTGGCCTACAGCTACATGGATCTCGGCGACGCTGCGCCCGGCAACTTCCGCGCGTTCGACGGCAGTATCTCCGGCGCCTCGACGATCAAGGTCAAGGACATCACCTCGCACGACGTCAAGCTCGGCGTGCGCTGGGATCTCAACAGCCCGCCGGCCTACATGCCGCCGCCGCTCGTCACCAAGGGCTGATTCTTAAGCTCACCGGTTAAACTCTCTTAACGGCGCGGGATAATCCCGCGCCGTTTTGCTTTTGCGATTTTTTCATTGCTCCGCGGCGACGAAAGGCTCCGGCGCAACCATTGGTTAAGGTTAACGAGCCATGATCATGGCGAAAAGTTCGAGTTCGATTTGGAGCGTTGCGATGCGTGGGCTTTTGTTGGCGGCGGCGATGTTGGGGACGGCGTCTGCCGCGCATGCGGCCGACATGCCGGATCTGCCGATCCTTCGCGGCAGCTTCGACGATGGCCTGTCGAAGTCATCTCATAACTGGGACGGCTTTTATGT comes from Bradyrhizobium diazoefficiens and encodes:
- a CDS encoding outer membrane protein codes for the protein MRSVKSLLAAGAASLISSMAFAADMPIAAPPPMYAPPAPPADFGGWYLRGDVGMTNQSAKRIESATAAAFPTTTNGLGFDSSPLFDLGVGYRFNNWFRADVIGQYRGKANLHGSDSVVLGPTDVEANTYTGSKSEWVVMANAYVDLGTWWCITPFIGAGIGGSYNKLSSFQDNGVRYTAGALSNSVTYFGDNGKWNLAWAAHAGLAYKVNPGFTVELAYSYMDLGDAAPGNFRAFDGSISGASTIKVKDITSHDVKLGVRWDLNSPPAYMPPPLVTKG
- the glmM gene encoding phosphoglucosamine mutase produces the protein MSRKYFGTDGIRGRANGLITPELALKVGQAAGLAFQRGDHRHRVVIGKDTRLSGYMIEYAMVAGFTSVGMDVLLVGPMPTPAVAMLTKSMRADLGVMISASHNLFEDNGIKLFGPQGFKLSDDVEKQIEQLLDEPIDKRLAQSASLGRARRIDGVHDRYIEFAKRTLPRDLSLEGLRVVIDCANGAAYKVVPEALWELGADVVPIGVEPDGFNINKDCGSTSPEALSKKVREMRADIGIALDGDADRVILVDERGHVVDGDQLLAVIAQSWKEDGRLSRPGIVATVMSNLGLERFLKGQGLDLVRTPVGDRYVLEQMLSGGYNLGGEQSGHIILSDYATTGDGFVAALQVLAVVQKLRRPVSEVCHRFDPLPQILKNVRHKGGKPLDDSDVKSAISDGEKRLNGHGRLLIRSSGTEPVIRVMGEGEDRILVEDVVDTIVSALGQAAA